Proteins from one Camelina sativa cultivar DH55 chromosome 8, Cs, whole genome shotgun sequence genomic window:
- the LOC104706465 gene encoding non-structural maintenance of chromosomes element 1 homolog → MALSWKHHTLVQALISRGPLKEREFHSIFTGVTGRNPGTVKKIFDKYLLEINKELSYVHFELKACRDQYDGQVCYGVVNNVSDDQSKLGTKYSVPQIAFFKGIIEAIAQDEAAQGCISGFDALNIRLENQISSEASSSQQQVPAAFKNFSMSQKEKTLDELVRDKWLCRTREGNIGLGIRSLLDLRSWFRNSDVPPCEVCNEAGVKAEVCPSEGCAVRIHNYCLKQLLSQRDDKRCSGCGKQWPLGKVTKAEAFEEAKNDEENETQATGPKSKRRRQQRSHEDSTENSASQAYLASTSGANARRVTRSTARLR, encoded by the exons ATGGCGCTAAGCTGGAAGCACCATACGCTAGTTCAGGCTTTGATTTCACGAGGTCCTCTCAAGGAGAGAGAATTTCATTCAATCTTCACCGGCGTCACCGGACGAAACCCAG GAACTGTTAAAAAGATATTTGACAAGTACCTTCTTGAGATAAACAAGGAACTTTCGTATGTTCACTTTGAGTTGAAGGCTTGTAGAGATCAGTATGATGGCCAAGTTTGTTATGGAGTGGTTAACAATGTGTCTGATGATCAATCCAAACTCGGGACCAAATATTCTGTGCCTCAGATTGCATTCTTTAAAGGCATT ATAGAAGCAATTGCACAGGATGAAGCTGCTCAAGGTTGTATATCGGGCTTTGATGCACTCAATATCCGATTGGAGAACCAG ATATCAAGTGAAGCCAGCAGCAGTCAACAGCAAGTCCCTGCTGCATTCAAGAACTTTTCAATGtcacaaaaggaaaaaactcTCGATGAACTTGTAAGGGACAAATGGCTGTGCCGCACAAGAGAGGGCAACATCGGACTTGGTATAAGATCTCTTCTTGACCTGCGCAGTTGGTTCAGGAACAGTGATGTTCCTCCCTGTGAGGTCTGCAATGAAGCTGGAGTAAAG GCGGAGGTGTGTCCAAGCGAAGGTTGCGCTGTCCGGATACACAATTACTGCCTCAAACAATTGTTATCTCAAAGG GATGATAAACGTTGCTCAGGTTGTGGCAAGCAATGGCCTTTGGGTAAGGTTACAAAAGCAGAAGCTTTTGAAGAAGCAAAGAATGATGAGGAAAATGAGACCCAAGCCACAGGTCCAAAAtccaagagaagaagacaacaaaggAGTCACGAAGACTCAACTGAAAACAGTGCTTCGCAAGCTTATTTAGCTTCAACTAGTGGAGCAAATGCGAGAAGAGTAACCCGTAGCACTGCGCGTTTGAGGTAA
- the LOC104706466 gene encoding protein argonaute 9: MDSDEASGSGVRQDGGLPPPPPLVPTNFVPELVPVKKNVLLPMARPRGSGTKGQKIPLLTNHFGVKFNKPTGYFFHYSVAISYEDGRPVEAKGIGRKILDKVQDTYQSDLGSKYFAYDGEKTLFTVGALPSNKLDFSVVLEDVPSSRNNSGNDTNDADRKRSRRPTQSKKFMVEISYAAKIPMQAIASALQGKETENLQDAIRVLDIILRQSAAKQGCLLVRQSFFHNDVENFVPIGGGVSGCRGFHSSFRTTQGGLSLNIDTSTTMIVQPGPVVEFLLANQNKRDPSGVDWNKAKRVLKNLRVKVTLSNREYKISGLSEQKCKDQMFTWRRPNDKGEFEEIEITVLNYYKERNIDVRSSAEFPCINVGKPKRPTYFPIEFCDLVSLQRYTKSLTNFQRAALVEKSRQKPPERMASLTKGLKDSNYNADPMLQDSGVSIMSNFTQVEGRILPTPNLKVGNGMDLRPNNGRWNFNNKKLVEPTTVTRWAVVNFSARCDTNGLIRDLIRCGQAKGINVEPPFKDVITENPQFRNAPATKRVENMFEQIKAILPGQPLFLLCILSERKNSDVYGPWKKKNLVDLGIVTQCIAPTRVNDQYLTNVLLKINAKLGGLNSMLAMERSPAMPKVTQVPTIIVGMDVSHGSPGMSDIPSIAAVVSSRQWPLISKYKACVRTQSRKMEMIDNLFKLVSDKDEGMFRELLLDFYFSSGNRKPEHIIIFRDGVSESQFNQVLNIELDQMMQACKFLDENWNPKFTVIVAQKNHHTKFFQSRGPDNVPPGTIIDSQICHPRNNDFYLCAHAGMIGTTRPTHYHVLYDEIGFATDDLQELVHSLSYVYQRSTTAISVVAPICYAHLAAAQMGTVMKYEEMSETSSSHGGITTPGAVPVPPMPELHGKVATSMFFC; the protein is encoded by the exons ATGGATTCTGATGAAGCGAGTGGGAGTGGCGTAAGGCAAGATGGAGGGTTACCACCTCCTCCACCTCTCGTTCCAACAAATTTTGTCCCTGAACTGGTGCCTGTCAAAAAGAACGTTCTTCTCCCAATGGCTCGGCCTAGAGGCAGCGGGACCAAAGGACAGAAGATTCCTCTTCTTACTAATCACTTTGGTGTCAAGTTCAACAAACCAACCGGTTACTTCTTTCATTACAGT GTTGCTATCTCATATGAAGATGGCCGTCCAGTGGAGGCTAAAGGTATAGGCAGAAAGATTCTTGACAAAGTTCAGGATACCTATCAGAGTGATTTGGGTTCCAAATACTTTGCTTATGATGGCGAGAAGACTCTCTTCACTGTTGGTGCTCTTCCCAGCAACAAACTTGACTTCTCTGTTGTTCTTGAAGATGTACCTTCTAGCAG AAATAACTCTGGAAATGACACAAACGACGCTGATAGGAAAAGATCAAGGCGTCCCACCCAATCTAAGAAATTCATGGTTGAGATAAGTTATGCTGCAAAGATCCCCATGCAGGCTATTGCAAGCGCTCTTCAAGGGAAGGAGACCGAGAATCTTCAAGATGCTATAAGAGTGCTGGATATTATTTTGCGCCAAAGTGCAGCTAAGCA GGGTTGCCTCCTTGTTCGGCAGTCATTTTTCCACAATGATGTGGAAAACTTTGTTCCAATTGGTGGAGGTGTCAGTGGTTGCAGAGGCTTTCATTCAAGTTTCAGAACTACTCAGGGAGGCTTGTCCTTGAATATAG ACACTTCAACTACCATGATCGTACAACCTGGACCTGTGGTTGAATTCCTACTTGCAAACCAGAACAAGAGAGATCCATCTGGTGTGGACTGGAACAAG GCTAAACGTGTTCTCAAGAATCTGAGGGTCAAAGTTACCCTATCAAACAGAGAATATAAAATCAGCGGCCTAAGTGAGCAAAAATGCAAAGATCAGAT GTTTACATGGAGGAGACCTAACGACAAGGGAGAATTTGAGGAGATTGAGATCACAGTGCTCAACTATTATAAGGAACGTAACATTGATGTGCGATCTTCAGCTGAATTTCCTTGCATCAATGTTGGTAAGCCGAAGCGTCCCACTTACTTCCCCATTGAG TTCTGTGATCTTGTGTCCCTACAACGATACACAAAATCACTTACCAATTTTCAGAGGGCTGCGCTAGTAGAAAAGTCTAGGCAGAAGCCACCGGAAAGAATGGCTTCTCTAACCAAA GGTCTAAAAGACAGCAATTATAATGCTGACCCTATGTTGCAAGATAGTGGTGTCAGCATTATGTCTAACTTCACCCAAGTGGAGGGCCGCATCCTACCAACACCAAAT CTGAAAGTGGGCAATGGAATGGACTTAAGGCCAAACAATGGGCGTTGGAACTTTAATAATAAG AAACTTGTTGAGCCAACGACGGTTACTAGATGGGCTGTTGTGAACTTCTCTGCTCGTTGTGATACAAATGGGCTCATTCGTGACTTGATTAGATGTGGACAGGCGAAAGGAATT AACGTAGAGCCTCCATTCAAGGATGTCATTACTGAAAATCCTCAGTTTAGGAATGCACCAGCTACTAAGAGAGTGGAGAATATGTTTGAGCAGATAAAAGCCATACTCCCAGGGCAGCCTCTGTTCCTTCTTTGCATACTCTCTGAAAGGAAAAACTCTGATGTTTATG GTCcttggaagaaaaagaatcttGTTGATCTTGGAATTGTGACTCAGTGCATTGCTCCTACAAGAGTGAACGATCAGTATCTCACCAATGTTCTTCTAAAGATAAATGCCAAG CTTGGTGGATTGAACTCTATGCTTGCTATGGAGCGCTCTCCAGCAATGCCAAAAGTAACCCAAGTCCCTACCATCATTGTTGGGATGGATGTATCCCATGGTTCCCCGGGAATGTCTGATATACCATCAATTGCTGCG GTTGTGAGCTCCAGACAATGGCCACTCATCTCAAAATACAAGGCATGTGTACGCACACAATCACGCAAAATGGAAATGATTGACAATCTCTTCAAACTTGTCTCTGACAAAGATGAAGGAATGTTCAG GGAGCTCTTGCTCGACTTTTACTTCAGTTCAGGGAATAGGAAACCAGAGCACATCATCATTTTCAG GGATGGTGTGAGTGAGTCTCAGTTCAATCAAGTTCTTAATATTGAATTGGATCAGATGATGCAG GCATGtaagtttctggatgaaaaCTGGAATCCCAAATTTACAGTGATTGTTGCCCAGAAGAACCACCACACCAAGTTTTTTCAGAGCAGAGGCCCTGATAATGTTCCACCAG GAACAATAATTGACAGCCAGATCTGCCACCCACGCAACAATGATTTCTATCTCTGTGCCCATGCGGGGATGATT GGAACTACAAGGCCAACTCATTACCATGTGCTCTATGATGAGATTGGTTTTGCAACAGATGATCTACAAGAACTTGTGCACTCTCTATCCTATGT CTACCAGAGGAGCACCACTGCCATCTCAGTCG tTGCACCCATTTGCTATGCTCATTTGGCAGCTGCGCAAATGGGAACGGTGATGAAGTATGAAGAGATGTCTGAGACTTCAAGCAGCCATGGCGGGATCACCACACCTGGGGCTGTCCCTGTGCCTCCCATGCCGGAGCTGCATGGTAAGGTTGCAACCTCCATGTTCTTCTGTTGA
- the LOC104706464 gene encoding ETHYLENE INSENSITIVE 3-like 2 protein, whose amino-acid sequence MLIIHIDTQTYIYKSLSLSVSSLSQGPNSFFFGLNLVAEEATHTNNSKEFFFLDPVDMYNNNNNRGLFRGLVGSSPVPPFTEGDVCSDRHNAVFDDDASSDEEMGIEELEKKIWRDKQRLKQLREVAKSGGLGKKLLMNQQHHGDDLLQQSSKRAMFKAQDGILKYMSKTMERYKAQGFVYGIVLGNGKTVTGSSDNLREWWKDKVRFDRNGLAAIMKHQRDINLSDVSDLGTEVGDCTVHKLLELQDTTLGALLSALMPNCKPPQRRFPLDKGVSPPWWPTGKEDWWTQLSLPEDCRGLPPPYKKPHDLKKLWKVGVLIAVIRHMASDISNIPNLVRRSRSLQEKMTSREGALWLAALNQEKANVDQMHNPLTFSRENNNACNFPVPGTGDRDAMFPESANYDVEGIGGGYHRFNQQYPEVDNNFNCVYKRKFEGDLGISMLPTILTCENSLCPYSQPHMGFHDRNLRENHQMTCPYKVTSFYQPTKTYGMSGSMVPCPDYNRMQQQQVQSIQDQYNPPNNLYRPKVEQRGGNGDDLAEDMSPSPLMLNHNPGLALPADFNGHAETVGMVNNLQNQGQELPTSWLR is encoded by the exons atGCTCATAATACATATAGATAcacaaacatacatatataagtctctctctctctctgtctcttctctttctcaggGTCCCAAtagcttcttctttggtttgaatttggtgGCCGAAGAAGCAACACACACAAATAACtccaaagagtttttttttctgg ATCCTGTGGATatgtataacaacaacaacaatagagGGCTTTTCCGGGGTTTAGTTGGTAGTAGCCCGGTGCCTCCATTTACCGAGGGAGATGTGTGTTCTGATAGGCATAATGCTGTGTTCGACGACGATGCGAGTAGTGATGAAGAAATGGGAATAGAGGAGCTTGAGAAGAAGATCTGGAGAGACAAACAGCGTTTAAAGCAGCTCAGGGAGGTGGCCAAGAGCGGGGGGTTAGGGAAAAAGTTGTTGATGAACCAGCAGCATCATGGTGATGATCTTCTACAGCAGTCGAGTAAGAGAGCCATGTTCAAGGCTCAAGATGGGATCTTGAAGTACATGTCTAAGACAATGGAGCGTTACAAAGCTCAAGGTTTCGTTTACGGGATTGTGTTAGGGAACGGGAAAACTGTGACGGGATCTTCTGATAATCTCCGTGAATGGTGGAAAGACAAAGTGAGGTTTGATAGGAACGGATTGGCTGCTATCATGAAGCATCAAAGGGACATCAATCTTTCTGATGTAAGTGATTTAGGAACCGAAGTTGGGGATTGTACAGTGCATAAGTTGCTTGAGCTTCAAGATACAACTCTTGGTGCTCTCTTGTCAGCGTTGATGCCTAACTGCAAGCCTCCTCAGAGACGTTTTCCTCTGGATAAAGGCGTGTCACCGCCTTGGTGGCCAACAGGTAAAGAAGATTGGTGGACTCAACTGTCTTTACCTGAGGATTGTCGAGGActtcctcctccttacaagaAGCCTCACGATCTCAAGAAGCTTTGGAAAGTTGGTGTTTTGATTGCTGTAATCAGACACATGGCTTCTGACATTAGCAACATACCTAATCTCGTGAGAAGGTCTAGAAGTTTGCAGGAGAAGATGACTTCAAGGGAAGGTGCTTTGTGGCTCGCTGCTCTTAATCAAGAAAAGGCTAATGTTGATCAAATGCATAACCCTCTTACGTTCTCTAGAGAAAACAACAACGCTTGTAACTTTCCTGTTCCCGGAACTGGTGACAGGGATGCTATGTTTCCTGAATCTGCAAATTATGATGTTGAAGGGATTGGTGGTGGATATCATCGTTTCAATCAGCAGTACCCTGAAGTTGACAACAACTTCAACTGTGTTTACAAGAGGAAGTTTGAAGGAGATTTGGGGATATCAATGCTTCCAACAATCCTAACATGTGAGAACAGTCTCTGTCCTTATAGCCAACCACATATGGGATTTCATGACAGGAACTTGAGAGAGAATCACCAAATGACTTGTCCTTATAAAGTCACTTCCTTCTACCAACCCACTAAAACCTATGGTATGTCCGGTTCAATGGTTCCTTGTCCGGATTATAACCGGATGCAGCAGCAGCAGGTTCAGAGCATTCAAGACCAGTATAATCCACCCAACAATCTCTACAGACCAAAAGTTGAACAAAGAGGAGGCAACGGCGATGACTTGGCTGAGGATATGAGTCCTTCTCCTTTGATGCTGAATCATAATCCTGGTTTAGCTTTACCTGCTGACTTCAATGGCCATGCGGAAACAGTAGGAATGGTGAACAATCTGCAGAATCAAGGGCAAGAATTGCCCACATCTTGGCTTCGGTAA
- the LOC104709266 gene encoding L-ascorbate oxidase-like, with protein QGHQLVVVEADGNYVAPFTVNDIDIYSGETYSLLLKTNALPSKKYWISVGVRGREPITPQALTVLNCVNATTDSRPSHPPPVTPTWNDTERSKSFSKKIVAAKGYPKPPEKSHDQLILLNTQNLYEDYTKWSINNVSLTVPATPYLGSIRYGLTSAYDLKSPAKKFTVDNYDIMKPPANPNTTKGSGIYSFPLGIVVDVVLQNANVLKGVVSEIHPWHIHGHDFWVLGYGDGKFKPGVDEKTYNLKNPPLRNTVVLYPYGWTALRFVTDNPGVWFFHCHIEPHLHMGMGVVFAEGVDRIGKMEIPDEALGCGLTRKWLMNRGRP; from the coding sequence CAGGGACACCAGCTAGTGGTAGTCGAAGCCGACGGGAACTACGTCGCACCGTTCACCGTAAACGACATCGACATTTACTCCGGCGAAACCTATTCCCTTCTACTCAAAACCAACGCACTTCCATCGAAGAAGTACTGGATCTCCGTCGGCGTCCGTGGCCGAGAACCAATAACACCTCAAGCACTCACCGTGTTAAATTGCGTCAACGCCACCACCGACTCACGCCCGTCTCATCCACCACCGGTGACTCCCACGTGGAACGACACAGAACGTAGCAAAAGCTTCTCTAAAAAAATCGTCGCCGCTAAAGGATACCCAAAACCACCGGAGAAATCACACGACCAGCTCATCCTCCTCAACACGCAAAACCTATACGAAGACTACACGAAATGGTCCATCAACAACGTCTCGTTAACCGTACCGGCGACGCCGTACCTCGGTTCAATCAGATACGGTTTAACATCTGCGTACGATTTGAAATCTCCGGCTAAGAAGTTCACGGTTGATAACTACGATATCATGAAACCGCCGGCGAATCCTAACACCACGAAAGGTAGTGGGATCTACAGTTTCCCGCTAGGTATCGTCGTGGACGTGGTTTTACAAAACGCTAACGTTTTGAAAGGTGTGGTCAGTGAGATACACCCGTGGCATATACACGGTCAcgatttttgggttttgggttaCGGAGATGGGAAATTTAAACCGGGGGTTGATGAGAAGACGTATAATTTGAAGAACCCGCCGTTACGGAACACGGTGGTTTTGTATCCGTATGGATGGACGGCGTTGAGGTTTGTAACGGATAATCCTGGGGTTTGGTTTTTTCATTGTCATATCGAACCGCATTTGCATATGGGTATGGGTGTGGTTTTCGCGGAAGGAGTAGACCGGATTGGTAAGATGGAGATACCGGATGAGGCGCTCGGTTGTGGATTAACCAGGAAATGGCTCATGAACCGGGGACGTCCTTAG
- the LOC104706462 gene encoding L-ascorbate oxidase-like, with protein sequence MWWLLLLITVVVVAFHSASASVIESTWEVEYKYWWPDCKEGIVMAINGQFPGPTIDAVAGDTVIIHVVNKLSTEGVVIHWHGIRQNGSPWADGAAGVTQCPINPGETFTYKFIVDKAGTHFYHGHYGMQRSAGLYGMLIVRSPKERLRYDGEFNLLLSDWWHQSIHAQELALSSRPMRWIGEPQSLLINGRGQFNCSQAAYFNKGGEKDVCTFKENDQCAPHTLRVEPKRVYRLRIASTTALASLNLAVQGHQLVVVEADGNYVAPFTVNDIDIYSGETYSLLLKTNALPSKKYWISVGVRGREPITPQALTVLNCVNATTDSRPSHPPPVTPTWNDTERSKSFSKKIVAAKGYPKPPEKSHDQLILLNTQNLYEDYTKWSINNVSLTVPATPYLGSIRYGLTSAYDLKSPAKKFTVDNYDIMKPPANPNTTKGSGIYSFPLGIVVDVVLQNANVLKGVVSEIHPWHIHGHDFWVLGYGDGKFKPGVDEKTYNLKNPPLRNTVVLYPYGWTALRFVTDNPGVWFFHCHIEPHLHMGMGVVFAEGVDRIGKMEIPDEALGCGLTRKWLMNRGRP encoded by the exons ATGTGGTGGCTACTATTACTAATTACGGTGGTTGTAGTGGCGTTTCACTCTGCGTCCGCCTCAGTAATAGAATCAACATGGGAGGTTGAGTATAAGTACTGGTGGCCAGATTGTAAAGAAGGCATCGTTATGGCCATCAACGGCCAGTTTCCGGGTCCAACTATAGACGCCGTCGCCGGAGACACTGTCATCATCCACGTCGTTAACAAACTCTCCACCGAAGGCGTTGTTATCCATTGGCACGGCATACGTCAG AATGGGTCTCCATGGGCAGATGGAGCAGCGGGTGTGACACAATGTCCTATTAACCCTGGCGAAACTTTCACTTATAAGTTCATTGTCGATAAG GCGGGAACACATTTCTACCATGGACACTATGGGATGCAGCGATCAGCAGGACTATACGGAATGTTGATAGTGAGATCACCCAAAGAGAGATTACGTTACGATGGAGAGTTCAATCTGTTGCTTAGCGACTGGTGGCACCAAAGCATTCACGCGCAAGAACTCGCTCTTTCTTCTCGTCCTATGCGTTGGATCGGCGAACCACAAAGCTTGTTGATCAATGGAAGAGGACAGTTCAATTGCTCACAAGCGGCCTATTTTAACAAAGGAGGAGAAAAAGATGTGTGCACTTTTAAAGAAAATGACCAGTGTGCACCTCATACTCTACGGGTCGAACCCAAAAGAGTTTACCGTCTTAGAATCGCTAGCACCACTGCTCTTGCTTCTCTCAACTTGGCCGTTCAA GGACACCAGCTAGTGGTAGTCGAAGCCGACGGGAACTACGTCGCACCGTTCACCGTAAACGACATCGACATTTACTCCGGCGAAACCTATTCCCTTCTACTCAAAACCAACGCACTTCCATCGAAGAAGTACTGGATCTCCGTCGGCGTCCGTGGCCGAGAACCAATAACACCTCAAGCACTCACCGTGTTAAATTGCGTCAACGCCACCACCGACTCACGCCCGTCTCATCCACCACCGGTGACTCCCACGTGGAACGACACAGAACGTAGCAAAAGCTTCTCTAAAAAAATCGTCGCCGCTAAAGGATACCCAAAACCACCGGAGAAATCACACGACCAGCTCATCCTCCTCAACACGCAAAACCTATACGAAGACTACACGAAATGGTCCATCAACAACGTCTCGTTAACCGTACCGGCGACGCCGTACCTCGGTTCAATCAGATACGGTTTAACATCTGCGTACGATTTGAAATCTCCGGCTAAGAAGTTCACGGTTGATAACTACGATATCATGAAACCGCCGGCGAATCCTAACACCACGAAAGGTAGTGGGATCTACAGTTTCCCGCTAGGTATCGTCGTGGACGTGGTTTTACAAAACGCTAACGTTTTGAAAGGTGTGGTCAGTGAGATACACCCGTGGCATATACACGGTCAcgatttttgggttttgggttaCGGAGATGGGAAATTTAAACCGGGGGTTGATGAGAAGACGTATAATTTGAAGAACCCGCCGTTACGGAACACGGTGGTTTTGTATCCGTATGGATGGACGGCGTTGAGGTTTGTAACGGATAATCCTGGGGTTTGGTTTTTTCATTGTCATATTGAACCGCATTTGCATATGGGTATGGGTGTGGTTTTCGCGGAAGGAGTAGACCGGATTGGTAAGATGGAGATACCGGATGAGGCGCTCGGTTGTGGATTAACCAGGAAATGGCTCATGAACCGGGGACGTCCTTAG
- the LOC104706463 gene encoding L-ascorbate oxidase — translation MGVWWIVVVVAILAHTASAAVREYDWEVEYKYWWPDCKEGAVMTVNGQFPGPTIQAVAGDTIVVHLTNKLITEGLVIHWHGIRQLGSPWADGAAGVTQCAINPGETFTYNFTLEKPGTHFYHGHYGMQRSAGLYGSLIVDVAKGQKERLRYDGEFNLLLSDWWHEPIPSQELGLSSKPMRWIGEAQSILINGRGQFNCSLAAQFSNSTSLPMCTFKEGDQCAPQKLHVEPNKTYRIRLSSTTALASLNLAVQGHKLVVVEADGNYVTPFTTDDIDIYSGESYSVLLTTDQDPSQNYYISVGVRGRKPNTTQALTILNYVTAPASKLPSSPPPVTPRWDDFERSKNFSKKIFSAMGSPPPPKKYRKRLILLNTQNLIDGYTKWAINNVSLMTPATPYLGSVKYNLKLGFNRKSPPKSYRFDYDIMNPPPFPNTTTGNGIYVFPFNVTVDVILQNSNVLKGVVSEIHPWHLHGHDFWVLGYGDGKFKPGVDEKSYNLKNPPLRNTAILYPYGWTALRFVTDNPGVWFFHCHIEPHLHMGMGVVFAEGLNRIGKIPDEALGCGLTKKFLMNRHRR, via the exons ATGGGTGTGTGGTGgatagtggtggtggtggctatCTTGGCTCACACGGCGTCTGCGGCCGTGAGAGAATATGATTGGGAGGTTGAGTACAAGTACTGGTGGCCTGACTGTAAAGAAGGCGCCGTCATGACCGTCAACGGTCAGTTTCCTGGCCCCACCATACAAGCCGTAGCCGGAGACACCATCGTCGTCCATCTCACCAACAAACTCATCACCGAAGGCCTTGTCATCCATTGGCATGGAATTCgtcag TTGGGAAGTCCATGGGCAGATGGAGCAGCAGGAGTTACCCAATGTGCCATTAACCCTGGAGAGACTTTTACTTACAATTTCACTCTTGAGAAG CCGGGAACACACTTCTACCATGGACACTACGGCATGCAGAGATCAGCTGGGCTCTACGGATCCTTGATTGTGGATGTGGCTAAAGGACAGAAAGAGAGGTTGAGATACGATGGAGAGTTTAATCTCTTACTAAGTGACTGGTGGCATGAACCTATTCCATCCCAAGAACTCGGTCTTTCTTCCAAACCTATGCGCTGGATCGGTGAAGCTCAG AGCATATTGATAAATGGGAGGGGACAATTCAATTGTTCATTGGCGGCACAGTTTAGCAACAGCACATCATTACCAATGTGCACGTTTAAAGAAGGTGACCAGTGCGCACCACAGAAACTCCACGTGGAACCTAACAAGACCTACCGAATCAGACTCTCCAGCACCACCGCTCTTGCCTCCCTCAACTTGGCTGTTcag GGACACAAGCTCGTGGTGGTAGAAGCTGACGGCAACTACGTTACGCCGTTCACCACCGACGACATCGACATATACTCCGGCGAGAGCTACTCCGTACTTCTCACCACCGATCAAGACCCTTCACAGAACTACTACATCTCCGTCGGCGTACGCGGCCGCAAACCGAACACAACTCAGGCGCTCACTATATTAAATTACGTAACCGCCCCTGCTTCGAAACTCCCTTCTTCTCCTCCGCCGGTGACTCCACGGTGGGACGATTTTGAACGGAGCAAAAATTTCTCGAAGAAGATCTTCTCGGCGATGGGATCACCACCGCCGCCGAAGAAATATCGAAAACGTTTGATCCTCCTGAACACTCAAAACCTAATCGACGGGTACACGAAATGGGCGATCAACAACGTATCTCTGATGACTCCGGCGACTCCGTATCTCGGTTCGGTTAAATACAATTTAAAACTCGGGTTTAACCGGAAATCACCGCCTAAAAGTTACCGGTTCGATTACGATATAATGAACCCGCCGCCGTTTCCTAACACCACTACTGGTAACGGTATATACGTTTTCCCGTTTAACGTAACGGTGGACGTGATTTTGCAAAACTCAAACGTTTTGAAAGGTGTGGTCAGTGAGATACATCCGTGGCATCTTCACGGCCACGATTTCTGGGTTTTGGGTTACGGAGATGGGAAATTTAAACCGGGGGTTGATGAGAAGAGTTATAATTTGAAGAACCCGCCGTTACGGAATACGGCGATTTTGTATCCGTATGGATGGACGGCGTTAAGGTTTGTGACGGATAATCCTGGGGTTTGGTTTTTTCATTGTCATATTGAACCGCATTTGCATATGGGTATGGGTGTGGTTTTCGCCGAGGGATTAAACCGGATTGGTAAGATTCCTGATGAGGCTTTGGGTTGTGGTTTAACCAAGAAATTCCTCATGAACCGGCATAGGCGTTAg
- the LOC104709267 gene encoding uncharacterized protein LOC104709267 gives MTFEKPQELTGENNSDGFLKNKDGHHRTKHPSSIDTNDTSSSYSVDSQKPRLRPPPGTYVIEIRKDEIYRVPPPENAHRYEYLSRQKTNHSPCRRCFCYSLAALLILLLLAALAGGVLFLVYRPKKPQYSVSRVSVTGLNLTTSSPISPVIGVKLRAQNANGKLGLIYALGNEAKVFYDGMELGNGKFTAFKQPANNVTVITTVLKGLSIQLTKTSRKGLTDSQKKGKVPFGFKIKAPVKFKVGAVTTWPMTVTVDCKVTLDKLTGSATVITENCDAVVNYMMS, from the coding sequence atgaCCTTCGAGAAACCACAAGAACTGACCGGCGAGAACAACTCCGACGGTTTTCTAAAGAACAAAGACGGCCACCACCGAACAAAGCATCCATCATCGATAGACACAAACGATACTTCTTCGAGCTACTCCGTCGATTCTCAGAAACCGAGGCTCAGGCCACCGCCTGGGACTTACGTCATCGAAATCCGTAAAGATGAGATTTACCGCGTTCCTCCGCCGGAAAATGCTCACCGTTACGAGTACCTCTCTCGTCAGAAAACAAACCATTCGCCTTGCCGGCGGTGTTTCTGTTATTCCCTCGCCGCTTtgctcatcctcctcctcctcgcaGCGCTCGCCGGCGGAGTCCTCTTTCTCGTCTACCGTCCGAAAAAGCCGCAATACTCCGTGAGTAGAGTCTCCGTCACGGGACTCAACTTGACGACATCGTCTCCTATCTCTCCGGTGATCGGCGTTAAGCTGCGAGCTCAGAACGCAAACGGCAAACTCGGTTTGATCTACGCTTTAGGGAACGAAGCTAAGGTTTTTTACGACGGGATGGAACTTGGTAACGGCAAGTTCACGGCGTTTAAGCAGCCGGCGAATAATGTAACGGTGATTACGACGGTGTTAAAGGGTTTGAGTATCCAGTTAACGAAGACGTCGCGTAAAGGGTTGACGGATTCGCAGAAGAAAGGTAAAGTGCCGTTTGGGTTTAAAATCAAAGCGCCCGTTAAGTTTAAGGTTGGCGCCGTTACGACGTGGCCGATGACCGTGACGGTGGATTGCAAAGTAACATTGGATAAATTAACGGGATCAGCAACTGTGATAACGGAAAATTGCGATGCTGTTGTGAATTATATGATGAGCTga